The Iamia majanohamensis genome window below encodes:
- a CDS encoding beta-ketoacyl-ACP synthase 3, with translation MTAATRVAVAVPVAFAGWGAALPERVVGNDELARTLDTSDAWVAGRTGIRTRHVRAAGETTAALAAAAGRRALAAAGLPPGEVDLVVLATSTPDRTLPATASDVSALLGTTGAACDVGAACAGFVHALHLAAPAVASGLSGPALVVGAERMTDVVDPGDRTTAVLFGDGAGAVVLAPSSAGADGPGVVASCLDGDPTLAAHLQVPPGGRWLEMDGPEVFRAATRGLTGSGRAVLDRAGVAPDEVAAYIPHQANRRIIDAVVDRLGLAPERVVVTLDRHGNTSAASVPLALAEAADAGRIGPGDLVLTSAVGAGMTWGSTLLRWGVG, from the coding sequence GTGACCGCCGCGACCCGCGTGGCGGTGGCGGTGCCGGTGGCCTTCGCCGGGTGGGGCGCGGCCCTGCCCGAGCGGGTGGTGGGCAACGACGAGCTGGCCCGCACCCTCGACACCAGCGACGCCTGGGTGGCGGGGCGGACCGGCATCCGCACCCGCCACGTGCGGGCCGCGGGCGAGACCACCGCGGCCCTGGCCGCAGCAGCGGGGCGCCGGGCCCTCGCCGCCGCCGGCCTCCCGCCCGGGGAGGTCGACCTGGTGGTGCTGGCCACCTCCACCCCGGACCGGACCCTGCCCGCCACCGCCTCCGACGTGTCCGCCCTGCTCGGCACCACCGGCGCGGCGTGCGACGTCGGGGCCGCCTGCGCCGGGTTCGTGCACGCCCTGCACCTGGCCGCCCCGGCGGTGGCGAGCGGCCTCTCGGGACCCGCCCTGGTGGTGGGGGCCGAGCGCATGACCGACGTGGTCGACCCGGGCGACCGCACCACCGCCGTCCTCTTCGGCGACGGCGCCGGGGCGGTGGTGCTCGCCCCCTCGTCCGCCGGCGCCGACGGGCCGGGGGTGGTGGCCTCCTGCCTCGACGGCGACCCCACCCTCGCCGCCCACCTCCAGGTCCCCCCCGGGGGCCGCTGGCTGGAGATGGACGGGCCCGAGGTGTTCCGGGCCGCGACCCGGGGCCTCACCGGCTCGGGCCGCGCCGTGCTCGACCGGGCCGGCGTGGCCCCCGACGAGGTGGCCGCCTACATCCCCCACCAGGCCAACCGCCGCATCATCGACGCCGTCGTCGACCGCCTGGGCCTGGCCCCGGAGAGGGTGGTGGTGACCCTCGACCGCCACGGCAACACCTCGGCCGCATCGGTGCCCCTGGCCCTGGCCGAGGCGGCCGACGCGGGGCGCATCGGGCCCGGCGACCTGGTGCTGACCTCCGCCGTCGGGGCCGGGATGACGTGGGGCTCC